CTAGGTTAGCCAATTGGAATTGAGTGTTTTGGAAATTAGCTATTGTTCTTCCGAACTGTTTTCTTTCTTTTACATAAGCTACAGTTTCATCAAGAGCTCCTTGTGCAATTCCTAATGCCTGAGAAGCAATTCCTATTCTTCCTCCGTCAAGAGTCATCATAGCAATTTTAAATCCTTTTCCTAATTCTCCTAATAGGTTTTCTTTAGGTATTCTTGCATTTTCAAATATTAATTCGCAAGTAGCAGAACCTCTWATACCTAATTTTTTCTCTTTTTTACCAACAGTAAATCCTGGAGTGTCTTTTTCTACTATAAATGAAGA
This genomic window from Brachyspira sp. SAP_772 contains:
- a CDS encoding acyl-CoA dehydrogenase family protein — encoded protein: GTDAQKQKYVPKMASGEWLGAFGLTEPNAGTDAAGQQTTAVLDEATQEWVINGSKIFITNSGYADVYVIFAMTDKSQGLKGISSFIVEKDTPGFTVGKKEKKLGIRGSATCELIFENARIPKENLLGELGKGFKIAMMTLDGGRIGIASQALGIAQGALDETVAYVKERKQFGRTIANFQNTQFQLANL